From the genome of Chionomys nivalis chromosome 19, mChiNiv1.1, whole genome shotgun sequence, one region includes:
- the Trem2 gene encoding triggering receptor expressed on myeloid cells 2, whose product MSVLSGWLRKGAMGPLQLFLLLMITELSRALNTTVLQGVAGQSLRVSCTYDSLKHWGRRKAWCRQLAEEGPCERVVSTHSVWLLAFLRKRNGSTVITDDTLAGTLTVTLRNLQASDAGLYQCQSLRGRETDVLQKVLVEVLADPLNDQDAGDLWVSEESESFEGAQMEHSTSRSQSGETSFLPTSILLLLVCVLFSKLLTASILFAVARGRQKLGSPVVSGLDCSHEAGHQLQILTGPRDA is encoded by the exons ATGTCTGTTCTCTCCGGCTGGCTGAGGAAGGGAGCCATGGGGCCTCTCCAGCTGTTTCTCCTGCTGATGATCACAG AGTTGTCCCGAGCCCTCAACACAACGGTGCTGCAGGGTGTGGCTGGCCAGTCCCTGCGGGTGTCATGTACTTATGACTCTCTGAAGCACTGGGGGAGACGAAAGGCTTGGTGTCGCCAGCTGGCTGAGGAGGGCCCATGCGAGCGTGTGGTGAGCACACACAGTGTGTGGTTGTTGGCCTTCCTGAGGAAACGGAATGGAAGCACGGTCATCACGGATGACACCCTGGCTGGAACCCTCACTGTCACTCTGCGAAACCTCCAAGCCAGTGACGCGGGTCTCTACCAGTGTCAGAGTCTCCGAGGTCGGGAGACTGATGTTCTCCAGAAGGTTCTGGTGGAGGTGCTGGCAG ACCCTCTAAATGACCAAGATGCTGGAGATCTCTGGGTCTCTGAGGAATCAGAGAGTTTTGAGGGTGCTCAAATGGAACACAGCACCTCCAG GAGCCAATCAGGAGAGACCTCCTTCCTACCCActtccattctcctcctcctggTCTGTGTCCTCTTCAGCAAGCTTCTGACAGCCAGCATCCTCTTTGCTGTGGCCAGGGGCAGGCAGAAGCTGGGGTCACCTGTAGTCAGTGGGCTGGACTGCAGCCACGAAGCTGGGCACCAACTTCAGATCTTGACTG GACCCAGAGATGCCTGA